A genomic window from Ruminiclostridium cellulolyticum H10 includes:
- the ytaF gene encoding sporulation membrane protein YtaF: protein MGVILSVFLLCLAPNLDNMAIGLAYGVRKIKVPFKSNISIALFSGIATLLSSLLGNILTNYIPGYLGKTIGGSIVIIMGLFTIIGYLKSRKKTKKAYGNGIQYIDDIKAVMDDPGIADRDYSGDISLKESILLGIALASNCIGTGFGAGIYGINAFVLSGAVIVFSLITISVGAIIGRRYASKFLGEKATIISGMLLLVIGLYQIIA from the coding sequence GTGGGGGTTATTCTATCAGTTTTTTTACTATGCCTGGCACCGAATTTAGACAATATGGCAATCGGTCTGGCGTATGGAGTAAGAAAGATAAAGGTTCCGTTTAAGTCCAATATATCAATCGCTTTGTTTTCCGGTATAGCGACCTTATTATCCAGTTTACTGGGAAATATCCTTACAAACTACATACCCGGCTACCTTGGAAAGACCATAGGCGGTTCTATAGTAATTATAATGGGCTTATTCACAATTATAGGATATCTGAAAAGCAGGAAAAAAACCAAAAAAGCTTACGGTAACGGTATTCAGTACATAGACGATATAAAGGCTGTGATGGATGATCCGGGTATTGCTGACAGAGACTATTCTGGAGATATATCCCTTAAAGAATCTATACTTCTTGGTATAGCTCTGGCATCTAACTGTATTGGTACGGGATTTGGTGCCGGAATATACGGAATAAATGCTTTTGTTCTGTCTGGAGCAGTAATAGTATTCAGTCTTATAACTATCTCTGTAGGAGCTATTATAGGCAGACGGTATGCGTCAAAATTTCTGGGGGAAAAAGCGACAATCATATCAGGCATGCTGCTGCTGGTTATAGGGTTGTACCAAATAATTGCATGA